The genomic DNA TGCCGGTCAACATACAAAACAGTTCGTTGTTCACCTGCTCCGTTCATGGAACAAGAATTGGATCCGTGGTTGCACACTTTGAAGGCCGATCTAACATTcggcatgtgtgtgtgtacttCCAGGGCGTAGCCTGCACAGCAGATAAGACAATTTTCAAACGGCTTGTCGGCATTTTTTCATTTGTGAGTTTCCATGTATGTCGACTGTATTGTGGGAAGACAAGTTTTGCCTTCGGGCATTTGCAGGTCAGTCAATATATATGTCGTTTGCTGACAAAGAGGAATACGACTtgaaagaaaacacacacgccaTTTAGACCTTACCGAGAATgacgtcttcttcttcagggCAGGTAACGGTAACAACGCCATCCGAGTTCTTCCTGTAGGCGTTCGACTTCCCTCTCGAACCGACTTCAACAACGTTATTCAATTGCTGAAGAGAGATGGCAGAAAACAAATTCAGACCGTGCCACTCTCAGCATCCCCTGTCGTTGACACGCCCATGCACTATTTATGTGTCCCTCTGAAGACATGCGTGCATCGTTTGTCGGTTCACACACGTCAACAATAGAAGCCAGGCAGCACTGTTCCCCTCACTTATTGAACACCCAGTAGTCTGTATTGCAGCCCACTTCTTGGCAAGTAgtggggaaagaaaagaaagtaTACAGCCCTTCAAGCATCTGGGCGATTAGCCGGGAAGTTCCAACATCAGACTAACTCTTGGCTTCAAGCGCTGCAACACCATTATGCTTCTGCAAGCTATCTATCCCCTTCGATCCATACAGACTTCAAACCGAAGCTGCTCCTTTGTTACTTCAGTGAGCGTGGACCCAAACGAACCATACCACGGGAAGACAATACTTACCGAGATTCCTGGGAAAGACTTCTCCACACAGACGGCCCACACGAAAGCCTTGACCGTATTCGAGCTCACACTCTTCGTGCAGCGCGTTTGGCCTACAGGAGGAAGATAAAAGACCACATGCTACATTCACGCTGTTCGCTCTACCAGCTCCACCTGTTTGGTCGCCTATATCCACCATGGGGCCCTAGTGCGACGCGGCAACATGCACGCCTCCCCCAGCCGACGTTTGCTGCCATCAACACAGCCGCTGCGTTGCCACTGCATGTTAAACCAAGGAGCGTCGCCACTTCTGTGGGAACAAGCACCTGGGTGTACTGAAATCTTAGTTGTTTAACAGTGAAACTACGGCTGCAATTGGAGGGATGATTTTCTCACTCGTACGGATGCCATAATAGGGGAAGGCGCAACTCAGTATGAAATATACTCACCGGCCGTGCAAGGTTCGATTTCGGTATTTTCGGAGCTGTAGAATCCCGTCCCAACGCTGAGACCAAAACCGAAAGCAATCTCAGTGTCTTCCGGGCAAGTGGCCACCGCCATCTGCATTGAGAAAAATATCAAAGAAACACCGTTCTCATGCAGAGCCGAGCAGCTCCTGGGCCGGTCTCCTTGCCTCGCAAGCATGTGCTGTCGCGTGGTGACGCGTAGAGAGCAAGAGCGTTATAGTCCACATTTACCCTTGAAATGGTTGTGACACATTTTCCCTATCTAGCGTTTGCGCCGTTCCCAAGCATCTGTAGGCCTTTAGATTACTCAAAATCTCCGGACGACAGAACGACACTTGAAATTTCTTTAGCCGAGGGGCAAGACCCACCTTTTCTCCTGGTGAGGTCTCCGCGACAACCTGGTAAATCTCGTTCACCACTTCTTGACCACACACCATGTAGATTCGTTCATCGTCGCCAGCTGCTTCCTCGGCGCCAACCCCATCGCACTTCTCTCTGAGAAAACACAGCTTCACTACCACTGTCCAGTCCGCACGTTCGGCAGGACACAGCCTTTCAAGACGATAGACAAGAGCCTTGCTGGTGCGGCGTACCACACTGGCAGCAGCTTTCCCCCCGTCTGAAACAGCCTCTCTTCATCGAAACTGAAACAGGTACAAACCGTGCAAGGATTAACTATGTCGCCCCGTACATCAACGTTGCTACTCGGTTATCTATTTTAGACGCATTACTCAAAACACTGGTGTTTCGGGGGTTTCTCCCCGCCCTGCGTTCTCACTGAAGACGAACCACCGGTCCGTGCAAAAACAACAGAGAGGATATAAGACGAGCGCATCTCTAAAAATCTCAAAAGCTGACCTTCCGGCTGTGCAGGGAGCGATGTGGTACTTCGCAAGGTGGTCCCCAATGGTCACTTTGAAGTTCATTCTGATGGCGAAGCCGAACATAACAACCTGGTCGCGGGGACACCTTGCAAACCCAGGCGGGGCGCCGGCCCAGGCGACTTGAGTCCCGCCTTTCAGCTGCACACCAAAAGATCAAGACGAGAACAGGCGACCACCTGACACGAATGTTTACGAGAAGTTTGGGGAGGGCCACTAATTACCTGAATCGTAGCTGAGAAACAACGGAAATAAGGAAGATTTCCGAGCAGGTCGACCAGAGCGCCAGGGACCGTGTGATCACAAAAATAAAAGAGTCCTTTTCCCACGCATCTCTTGCACTGTCTACAGCTGTCAAAGCCTGACCGGCAAAGGATGCCCCTCCGGTGTTTTCACAGTTCTTGAAAATCTAAAGCACAGTGGTTGCGTCGTGACAGTGCAGCTGGGGAGTGTCCACCCCAATAGTCTACTACCTCACAATACGTAGCGCTGATCAGAGGGACAGGAGGAAAGGACATCTCTCGCTCCTTACCACTTCCTGAATGGACCGCGCTGTGCCCTCCAGTGACTGAAGATCCATTGTGGACATGCCAAAGGCCTTTCCATAGTAGCTGACGGCTTGTTTGAAtgcctctcttttgtcttcgGGAAGCAGGTTCTGCAACGGGAGCAACTCGAGCTTTACCTGATAGACGTAACGCAAATAGACAAGGAGGCGCCACGATCGAACTCCGCGTGGGTCGACAGACGAGTATCAATCTCACACGGTAGGCTCACAGATGGACCgaaatatatgtatatgcttTAGGAACCGCTGGATACCCGTTCTTCCATGGTGTCTCCGCATCCTGGCCACCTTTCCACAGTCCCCATTTTGTGTGCATATATTGCTAAACTGCACTGTATGGACCCAAAGACCACTGCAGTTCAAATGGCGGGGCTGCGCTCCTGTCTAGACCTCCTGAGTGCTGACTATGTTCTGCTCCAATGCACCACACGCATGTCGCCTTCCAGCTCGGAATCGCGGCGCGCCCGCCGCGAAAACTTCCCCTTTGGCCGCGAACGTGGCCTCGGGGCGGATTCCATTCAGCCGCCAGAATCGCGCGAGGGGAAAGGCTTACTGGCATTGGAAGCGCTTCGACCGAGTTGGCCCACGAAGCAATGGCCTTTGGATCAGAAACGTCCGCCGGGGGCTTGCCGCCAATCACAAGCGCCTCTTTTTCAATGTTCAGGTTGCGCATTTGCGAAGCGGATTCGTTGTTGGTCTTGGTCTGCGACGACGCTCCCATCCCGAAGCCGGCCAGCATGATTTTCAATTCGGCTTTGACGTCGAcacccttcttcttcatggCCTTAACGTCTGAAGACTTCATGGTTACCTGGTACGTCATCTTTCCTCCTGCGCGTCACAGAAAGGCCGCCATCGTACAACACACCCAAAGATCCGCACAGGTTCCAGCCGGTCTCTTGTGCGTAGCGGGCGTTTAGGCACAACACCGGAAACCATGAAGAGCGCCATCCCACCGACACACAGAGGACCAGAAAAGACGAATCCCTTCTGGAGAATGCGACAAACCTGCATAGAGGCGGGAAGTGTAGTGCGTGCCGAATTGTTCGATAAATCCAATCCATTTGGGGATGTTCGATTGCTGGCAAGCGTCTGTCATATGGTCGGTACGCCACTGCTGTACGGAACAAAGGCTGTCCTGTTCCGCTCCATCGAACGTCGTGGGCAACTGCTCCAGTGCGTCGTCGAAGGCAAGTGTGTAGTTCCTGCGGGTACGAGAGAACTGGACTGCAGATCGATGACCCGATTCGAGATGGGCCGAGtcggaaaaacagacgctGGAAGGCAACGATGGAGGGAGATTCATTTCACTATGTCACATGGGTCCAAGCGAGCGGGCCGCGTACACTACGACGCAAGTCTGCAACAACAGGCTCTCTACGAGCGGCGCGCGGCGGGGGAGGGTGTTTGGCTGCTGCTCGGTCATAGTACGACTACCGGCAGTTCGAGAAGTCGTGCGATGCAGCGAGTGCATGGTCACTTCACTTGTATCTCACCATTTGAACGAATCCGTCTGGGCGATTCCTGCTTCGTAACGAATGCAGTACGTCTTGAGCATAAATGACTTGTTTGATTTCGAGCTGACATCCCGCGCGAATTCTTTGTATCCGGTTGATCCCGAAAAGCTGTTAATTCCCAGCGGATCGCCTCCCTGAAGGGACGCATCTACACTCAGCTCTTTCTGGTAATCTGACAACGTGTCCAGTTCGCTGACGTTCTCGGACTGGCGACAGGCTGCGAAGGGACGCGTATACGCGCCCAGAGGCTGTAGAAAGTTCAAGTCGTTGGTCACGCCGTCTTGGTCTTGCtcgaacgagaagacgatGATTGGAGACCGCAGGCCAGGGTCAACCATCATATCCGGATCGCCAATGGGATTTCCTTTAATGCTATCGTACCCGACACCCAGGAAATCTACAAAAAACCAATGCCACACATCGCAGGACT from Neospora caninum Liverpool complete genome, chromosome VIII includes the following:
- a CDS encoding MAC/Perforin domain containing protein, related, whose product is MELFSPAPSSTRIGRTRSIPVAPASREASACLPLPFVVVSKGKCRTAFLLAWVALSAVLFSLVDAVEPTSKNLPQLDKSSGLTRQHFRRSIRPHHVPSGVASSLAQVKDDDLDLDLDWDDDDAEGFESDGDDLGDGEVDEDASTDAESDGESDSGLEKPFFSKSFNADEKSSSSTMQTERQSARDFLGTSPLDFPGFGTPSWAQPSSPSQGQAGDAERGTARGDSLGEALQGSKSALFPSSGAPGASGSMYTRAVETAPATNFLGVGYDSIKGNPIGDPDMMVDPGLRSPIIVFSFEQDQDGVTNDLNFLQPLGAYTRPFAACRQSENVSELDTLSDYQKELSVDASLQGGDPLGINSFSGSTGYKEFARDVSSKSNKSFMLKTYCIRYEAGIAQTDSFKWNYTLAFDDALEQLPTTFDGAEQDSLCSVQQWRTDHMTDACQQSNIPKWIGFIEQFGTHYTSRLYAGGKMTYQVTMKSSDVKAMKKKGVDVKAELKIMLAGFGMGASSQTKTNNESASQMRNLNIEKEALVIGGKPPADVSDPKAIASWANSVEALPMPVKLELLPLQNLLPEDKREAFKQAVSYYGKAFGMSTMDLQSLEGTARSIQEVLKGGTQVAWAGAPPGFARCPRDQVVMFGFAIRMNFKVTIGDHLAKYHIAPCTAGREKCDGVGAEEAAGDDERIYMVCGQEVVNEIYQVVAETSPGEKMAVATCPEDTEIAFGFGLSVGTGFYSSENTEIEPCTAGQTRCTKSVSSNTVKAFVWAVCVEKSFPGISQLNNVVEVGSRGKSNAYRKNSDGVVTVTCPEEEDVILGYALEVHTHMPNVRSAFKVCNHGSNSCSMNGAGEQRTVLYVDRHALVGWSVCARRNEEKAHVASDMTKNASKQPQ